A part of Methanomassiliicoccales archaeon genomic DNA contains:
- a CDS encoding MtaA/CmuA family methyltransferase codes for MSSHMTPKERVIAAIEKKKLDRPPVVCFTQSVTVDVMDVAKVYWPDAHTDANKMAELSCAIPKVTGLESVRLPYCLTVEAEIMGCAVDLGKQDRTPMVKKHGFEADSPIEIPKNVVTGRAKTVVEAIKLCKQKVGNEYPIVVGTTGPLTIAGHLVGTENLLLWMITDPDPVRKFIKASAQLEKQYVKALAEAGADVIVMSDPSASTDMLSGEMFDEFAKPYIKEAFSEAGKAKTCLHICGDTTILLDHMIATGANCLSIEEKVSPEKAVELVGGRTALVGNVGVVRPLLQGTPEDNLEMAKRVKAAGFNLVAPGCGLAARVPLANIQAMVKGVKG; via the coding sequence ATGTCAAGCCACATGACTCCGAAAGAGCGCGTCATTGCCGCCATTGAGAAGAAGAAATTGGACAGGCCCCCTGTGGTCTGTTTCACCCAGAGCGTCACCGTCGATGTCATGGACGTCGCGAAGGTCTACTGGCCAGATGCCCATACCGATGCGAACAAGATGGCCGAGCTCTCCTGTGCCATCCCCAAGGTCACCGGGCTCGAGTCCGTAAGGCTTCCATACTGTCTCACCGTCGAAGCCGAGATCATGGGATGCGCGGTCGACCTGGGTAAGCAAGACCGCACGCCGATGGTTAAGAAGCACGGATTCGAGGCGGACAGCCCCATCGAGATTCCGAAGAACGTTGTTACGGGCCGTGCAAAGACCGTCGTCGAGGCAATCAAGCTCTGCAAGCAGAAAGTAGGCAACGAATACCCGATAGTGGTCGGGACCACCGGTCCGTTGACGATCGCGGGACACCTTGTAGGCACTGAGAACCTGTTGCTCTGGATGATAACTGACCCAGACCCGGTCAGGAAGTTCATCAAGGCATCCGCGCAGCTCGAAAAGCAGTATGTCAAGGCCTTGGCAGAGGCGGGGGCCGACGTCATTGTAATGAGCGACCCATCGGCCTCGACCGACATGTTGTCCGGTGAGATGTTCGATGAGTTCGCCAAGCCTTACATCAAAGAGGCATTCTCTGAAGCAGGTAAGGCAAAGACATGCCTGCACATCTGCGGTGACACGACCATCCTGCTCGACCACATGATCGCTACGGGAGCGAACTGCCTCTCCATCGAGGAGAAGGTCAGCCCTGAGAAGGCCGTCGAGCTCGTCGGAGGACGGACAGCCCTTGTTGGAAACGTAGGTGTGGTCCGTCCGCTGCTCCAGGGAACCCCTGAGGACAACCTGGAGATGGCCAAGCGCGTCAAGGCAGCAGGGTTCAACCTTGTCGCACCTGGATGCGGTCTCGCAGCCCGCGTGCCATTGGCCAACATCCAGGCCATGGTGAAGGGTGTCAAAGGCTGA
- a CDS encoding DUF308 domain-containing protein, translating into MSEHENVGYTGDIVKDWWHYLWFGVFLVIFGFIAYVRSDMNLTNLTLWFAGFLLFSGIVFIVGFFKGSMLAKMKLLPLIEGVIYFILGLLVLFLDLDSEQMLMYFGIFALIAGLMRVVEAFMMPTGLKQMVGKISFLLLLITGFFSFIVGVWALVIPPEGLLEILWAAGGYSVIFGIGIWAAAISGSRGP; encoded by the coding sequence ATGTCAGAGCACGAAAATGTGGGATACACGGGGGATATCGTCAAAGATTGGTGGCATTACCTTTGGTTCGGAGTCTTCCTTGTGATATTCGGATTCATAGCGTATGTGAGATCGGACATGAACTTGACGAACCTTACTCTATGGTTCGCAGGGTTCCTATTGTTTTCAGGCATTGTTTTCATTGTAGGATTCTTCAAAGGATCGATGCTGGCAAAGATGAAGCTATTGCCTCTCATAGAGGGTGTGATATATTTCATCCTAGGACTGTTGGTATTGTTCCTTGATCTGGATTCGGAACAAATGCTGATGTACTTCGGCATCTTCGCCCTGATCGCGGGCCTGATGAGGGTGGTCGAGGCTTTTATGATGCCTACTGGGCTTAAGCAAATGGTCGGGAAGATATCCTTCCTGTTGTTGCTTATAACGGGCTTCTTCTCATTCATCGTTGGGGTATGGGCGTTGGTCATCCCACCTGAGGGGCTTTTAGAGATCCTGTGGGCTGCCGGAGGTTACTCTGTGATATTTGGAATAGGGATCTGGGCGGCCGCGATCTCAGGTTCGAGAGGACCTTAA
- a CDS encoding corrinoid protein: MATLDQLIEVVVKGKVKEAKGLTEALMAEGVSAKTIIFDGLSKAMEIVGQKYEQKQYFLPQVLLSAQTLYQSLDVALPKLDKTSAGAQGKVVISVVEGDVHDIGKNIVKAMLTGAGLTIFDLGRDIPIKTIVDKAVAENANIIATSTLMTPTLAGMKEIERMLKEMGKKGAIKTMVGGGAVSKDFAAQIGADGYGYDANEAVKVAASLLK, from the coding sequence ATGGCAACACTCGACCAGTTGATTGAAGTCGTTGTAAAGGGAAAGGTTAAGGAAGCCAAGGGATTGACCGAGGCGCTCATGGCAGAGGGCGTTTCCGCGAAGACCATCATCTTCGATGGATTGAGCAAGGCCATGGAGATCGTCGGCCAGAAGTACGAGCAGAAGCAGTATTTCCTGCCCCAGGTTCTCCTGTCCGCTCAGACCCTCTATCAGTCCTTGGATGTGGCATTGCCGAAGCTTGACAAGACTTCCGCAGGCGCCCAGGGCAAGGTCGTTATCTCTGTCGTTGAGGGAGACGTTCACGACATCGGTAAGAACATTGTCAAGGCAATGTTGACCGGCGCCGGTTTGACGATCTTCGACCTTGGCCGTGACATCCCGATTAAGACAATCGTTGACAAGGCGGTCGCAGAGAACGCGAACATCATCGCCACCTCAACATTGATGACCCCGACCCTTGCTGGCATGAAGGAGATCGAGCGCATGTTGAAGGAGATGGGGAAGAAGGGCGCCATCAAGACAATGGTCGGCGGTGGAGCGGTCTCCAAGGACTTCGCCGCGCAGATCGGTGCGGACGGCTACGGCTACGACGCCAACGAGGCGGTCAAGGTCGCAGCGAGCCTTCTGAAGTAA
- the amrS gene encoding AmmeMemoRadiSam system radical SAM enzyme has translation MKRTIIEKAVDLHRGRWWFENEGKVQCELCPRMCLIGEGEKGFCKVRSNSGGTLFSENYGRVTVSTIDSIERKPIFHYIPGARLLSVGSYGCNLDCKFCQNQFISRPDSDVPYRFISPEELVSEAVDKGAIGIAFTFNEPTIWSEYIICVSLYAKKKGLSIILNTNGYIQGQARQDLINAVDAVKVDIKGFSNEVYRDLCSGSLKPVLETCEMAFERSKHIELSYLMIPGMTDTQEQIERFGIWVMRKLDKETPVHLFRFQPGRRMLNVPVSSTEDLGVARRELLACGLKFVYMGGPGDDFGRDTICPDCGKTWIERKAAGSEPLVFMGEKVSRFCPSYSNIKVLIRNGACPGCGKRTNIIENLV, from the coding sequence ATGAAGAGGACGATTATTGAGAAGGCCGTCGACCTCCATCGAGGCCGTTGGTGGTTCGAAAACGAAGGAAAGGTCCAATGTGAGCTATGTCCACGGATGTGCTTGATAGGGGAAGGTGAAAAAGGCTTCTGCAAGGTCCGCTCGAACTCGGGGGGCACGCTTTTCTCAGAGAACTATGGAAGGGTCACGGTCAGCACCATCGACTCGATCGAAAGGAAACCGATCTTCCACTATATACCAGGGGCCCGGTTGCTTAGCGTAGGAAGCTACGGGTGCAACCTAGATTGTAAATTCTGTCAGAACCAATTCATATCCAGACCTGATTCAGATGTACCATACAGGTTCATATCGCCCGAAGAGCTGGTATCTGAGGCCGTAGATAAAGGGGCCATAGGAATTGCCTTCACTTTCAATGAGCCAACTATATGGTCTGAATACATAATATGTGTTTCTTTGTATGCTAAGAAGAAAGGTCTGTCCATCATCCTTAACACAAATGGATATATCCAAGGTCAAGCAAGGCAAGATCTCATCAACGCCGTTGATGCCGTTAAAGTGGATATCAAAGGTTTCTCGAACGAGGTCTACAGGGACCTTTGTTCAGGTTCGCTGAAGCCCGTCCTCGAGACATGCGAAATGGCATTTGAAAGGTCAAAGCACATAGAACTGTCCTATCTTATGATCCCTGGGATGACAGACACCCAAGAACAGATAGAAAGGTTCGGAATATGGGTGATGAGAAAATTGGACAAGGAGACCCCCGTGCACCTGTTCCGCTTCCAGCCGGGAAGGAGAATGTTGAATGTTCCAGTAAGTTCAACCGAGGACCTGGGGGTCGCCCGCCGTGAGCTGCTGGCATGCGGTCTAAAATTCGTTTACATGGGCGGGCCCGGGGATGATTTTGGAAGGGACACCATCTGCCCGGATTGTGGGAAGACGTGGATAGAGAGAAAGGCGGCAGGATCTGAACCCCTGGTGTTCATGGGCGAGAAGGTCAGCAGGTTCTGCCCATCTTACTCGAACATAAAGGTCCTGATTAGGAACGGCGCTTGCCCCGGCTGTGGAAAAAGAACAAATATAATTGAAAATCTAGTATGA